Within the Medicago truncatula cultivar Jemalong A17 chromosome 4, MtrunA17r5.0-ANR, whole genome shotgun sequence genome, the region TTTTCTCAATTGAAAGAATCCATTGCCATATTGTACTTCAATTCTCAAGTATTTTAATTGCTGCCTCATCATGTCatgcaaatcatcatcatctacaAGATTCACCAAGTCGCCCTCTTCATCAACATATCTCAAACTGAAATTTGCATTATCAGTAAAATTAAAATCAGACCGTATCTTAGCCCTCAGCTCAACCATCTTAAGATCCATTCGATTATTCTCATCCACACTAACATTGAAGCGCTTGAAGGTATTTTCAAATTTCACCTGTACAGAGTTCACAAGTGATATGATATGAAGTCCgaaaaacatagcaattttgttTAGACTTAAATGAACTTTTGGATCTATTTTAACTAGCTTAACCCACTTTTGGTCTCTCCATTTTACCATGAACAAGATTTTAGCCCCAATTTCAAAATACAGGTTGCTcccaatttgaatttgaaaagtgCTTACAAAAAAGTATATTTGCGACCAAAAATCACCATTTATTGGgacaaaaatcaacattttttggGTTTAAATCCAAAGTCGCAACAATATGTGAAAATTATATGTACCAAATATTTGGATTTTGAAATCTTACTTTTagttaaatttgaagaaatgaCAATAGGCATCCCACATTTCAGTAGGGGAAAACAAATCATTCATGCAAtgcaattattaaaaaatcacaacaaattgaaaaaaagaagacaGAAATGAGAAAGATAAAGGACCTTTATCACCAGTTGAGATTCCATAGCTGAAAGAACGAAAGCGATGAAGGACGAAATGAAAAGCAGTGAAACACTAAGGTAACCGTTGGTCGCCATACACACTCACTCTCTGAAGCCGAGACtgacatacatatatatatatatgggatgtatcaaatgagaggaAGTGTTAtaatgagagggtgagaggacCAAATAATAGCCATTAGATTTAAGTCATCGGTTGAGATAGTGTTTAGTTAATATGCACATGTTTCCTTTTCATTTAGTTTCACGGTTTCCCCACGCGCCATTCATTTCTTCGTCTCTTTCAACTTGCTCTCTAATCTCTATAACTCTGTCCATGTTCTGGATGTTAAAgcatgattttatttatttttaaatctgtAGAATCAAACGTAGAGATATACAAATTCATCTCACATCTggttcatataaaataaaatcttcacTGTActcttgaaattgaaattgaaatttcaagGCTTCAGATCTATGTCCTATGATATGCCCTTTGAAGCTATggataattgtttttgtttaggaAGCTTCACGTTTATAGTTCAAAGGAAGCTTCTTCATGTTTATGGTGGAAGACCAAGTTGATAAGGAGATTTATCCAATTTCATTTACAcaaattatgattaatttaagaaacatattttttttagttagagAGTTAATTTGAGAGATAAATAtggattttcaattttgatagaATGAAATTATCAAAACCATCAAAAAGGGAACTTTAATCTAGCGTGTTGGTTATTAGTCTAGATTGTTGGGAGgaaagcacacaagaaaatcaaagaacaGGAACATAAGCTAACGCAAGTTTctgagagtgagagagagatgaaggaggaagaagaaagggCAGGCAGCAAGCACGTAGACCAACCACAAAAGTCACGTGCATTGTTTAAGTGAACCTTTTAATTTGGACTGTTCATTTTCATCCAAGGGTCATAATCTATTCCTCCCACCTTCTCATTATAACACTtcctctcatttgatacatcccctatatatatatatatatatatatatatactcgcTTTGCGACTGTCTTTGTCAATAAAATAGCGTAACCCAATTATTCGCGCTAAATAGTTTTTTGCTAAACAAACTTAGCACAATTTTATActaaatctattttaaaatgaacttgtttaaaatttctaaacatatattaataaatgtaatgattaaataaaagaaagaaaaatggtttCCACGAGCATACCTCAGCTAGAAGATAATGCattgcattgttatatgcaggacTTAAGTTTAAACCACAAATAACtcacttatttatcttaaaaagtgaattttaatttctagactacttgacaaacaCGCTATTTCCTTCTTAACTAGTTTGTTTTTTCATTAAAGTAAAAGTAATATTCTGGAAGGAGTGTGCATAGTAGAAATAAAAAGTACAAAATGTGAGTTGTTTAATAGTTGCATAATTATTTACCATTGAAACAAAATGTGTGAGTTAGcaaatcaattaattttgaGTGGATTGTAAACTTGGGTAAAATTATGGTCATATTAGGaaaatgacaaaatattgtTGTCACAAGGGAGAGGGAGTGAGCGCAGAACCCcctttgtttgtttttgcttgTCACTTGTTTCTCATTTCTCAACTACTTTAGTTTATAACGGTATGAATAGAATGTTGTTTACATGTCATAATTTGTTGATTATCTTCGTATGACATGAAAGTCATATATGTTCCAACATCATTACACACATTTTTCCTTTCCTACGCTTCTTCCATAACAGATACAAAGATGCCAATATCATCATTGGACAACAACACCAGGTTGAAATTCCAAAGATAAATTGAGAGCATTGTATGCGTTGGTGTGGAAATATTACAGATTCTTAGTTGATAGGTTTTAAAGGTACAAACATGTAGTTTACAATATTAGAAACACGTGAGTGCAAATAAAAAGTACAAGAAATGACAAATATATACACGAAGGCTGCAAAAAGTaagaaataaagataaaaaagatgTGGTCATTATAAATAGAAATGAATTACATACATTATTCATTTTAACATCTAATAAGATGTTTTCTTACGAGGCGAATGCGTTATCTACCAGGCAAATTTTTATGGAATAGAAACGAGCTTCTTTGCTTGGATTTTGATTCTACTCTAtacagaaaagaaaataaactaacTCAAATGATGCATATGTAACGTGTCGAATAACTTCTTTCCATGTAGTCTTCTTCGGCAAGTTTCTTCTTATACTTTGAATTTGGAATGTCGAATAATTATAAACAATTGGTGTAAAGACTTCTTTGACACAATTTGTATGGAGTTCTAAAAAGTTATGCATTTCAAATTTCGAATGATCTTGGATTTACTTATTTCGAACTTCCATGGATTAGTCTTCAAAAAATGATCTTCGAGCTCTGGTATTCGAATTTTGACATTTTGAGGAAAGTTACAAAATTTCTTCATTATTAGGAGTATCATATTCCTTTGGGTATATTTcgttcataaaataaaataaattcgcTCGAAAATATCTATTCGATGTATGCAATGGCAAGATAAGTTTGTATTGTAATACAAGTGATATGCAATGGCAAAGCTTGTGGCTTTGTTACAAGAATTTTATTGGAGGAGTTTGATGGCTTACGTCTCAAAGAACTTCAAATTCTAGAACAACAACTTCATTTGGCACTCAAACACAATGGATGATTTAAATAGAATCTCTAAGAAACAAAATGGCAAATAAACCCTAAAGACAATTAGAAAATAGTTACAATGAgagaaataacataaaaaaaagtagGAAACTACCCTAGCTTAAAGGAGGTGGTTCGTCGCAGCCGTTTTCACCATTGTGACCATCTTCAACCACAACAattcgatctcattttcaagGAGGTGAAGTAAACGAGTGCTGAAAGAGGGTGCATGATCGAGACACTTGTGTTGTGATTATTTGGTCGTGGaggaaaagagaaaagaggggaATGAAGCGAGACTTGTGGGAAGAGAAAATAGTTTTAGATtgcaaaagattaaattcaaaaCGACACGTTTGTCCCTCTTATAAAGTCGACTTAACGAAACTTTCCCTCCCACAGTGTCCTGTATTTTGTTGCAAAATTGTGTTCCAATATCATTTctgattttaccttttttttgcGTCCAATGCAAGACTTGGGAACTGTAATTTTTTCATCACAGAAACTTCATGCTATTTTCGTTACACAAGTATGCTATATATTCTATCCCAGTTGTTCCAGGCTTAGCAACCAACCCAAATTCTTTAGAGTATTAGAGATTTGAGAAGCTACTTATCACAAAAAATGTAGAAGATGTTTAAAGTTTTTGATAGTATCTGAAAATTTGTAattcttatatatttgtttcATGTTTTACGGCTCGGTGCTCCTTTGGTCACAAATAAAGCAGATGACGGACTAAATTTATGGATTTGTATATAAACCATTAATAACTTCTACGATGCTCTCATGTTTTACAGCTCATTGCTCATCTGATGAAGTATTCTTAAATATTGACTTCAAAaggagataaaaaaaatcttcacagAAATTGAGTTCAACAAATTGTCATCCAATTTACTACTTGTAATCGCCTTAGTTTCAATGCAGGGTTTAGTGCAAATGCTAAATGCAACATCTTTTCTAATAACACCAGTAGCAAAGAAATCGAAAGATATAGATCTATAATTTATAGACCAATAAGAACTAAGAATGTTAGCAATATGTAACCTAATCCTGTTTTCCCGATAAGTGTAGCAACACCATTTAGTTTAAACCTGCAGAGGTGTCTCAATATACCTATCCAAATATGTTAATCATCGTAAGGATTGACTTCCTGCTGCAAAAGATGATCTATGCCAATAATTGTACTCAACTACTAGCCATTTCTGTTGCAAATGCATGCAACTTGACTCTAGATACCTTAATTGCACTTTATTCAATATAATTacaatttaatcatttttccTTTAATTACTCATGTGCTTATTTAAGATCACACCCTCATCATCATGGATAGCTCTTCTTGCTCTCTTGTTGCTATTTTCCAGTTACATTCCGGttggttttatatatatatatatatatggtagtttttttcttctaaattttctATATAATCAAAGCAGAATGTAGATAAGTTACTAGAAGAATGGTTTCTGAGTTCAGATCAATGTGAAAAGCTTGCATCATCTGATCCATAgcaaaaaatgtcattttcggtGACAGCAACAAAAGAAAACGGTACAATTTCATCACATTAACGTAcaatttcatcacattagaagCATCAAGTTTAAAGAAAACGGTAAAAGGAGGGACTTTTCGTAATCATAACAGCCAACTTAAATTTCCTGGgtaaaatcattattttgtttagtaCCTTGTATTCCTTTTACTATATCTTtgctttaaaataaaaagcttCAAACAGGCTCAATCAACATTGATCAAATTAACACCATGTATCTCAtaaagcataaaataaaatatgttgatgtgtcaaTGCACAAAAACATCCAATTAACCATCCAAACATAAAAACTAAGACAAATTCAAAGGAAACAATAATCTGCTAGACACTTATTTGTCTAATAGTTTTTCATTGATACTTTCAGAGTTCAGATCATCCCACTCTCTTGATGATGATAGACTTGATAAGGAAGTTGGACACTGCAACTCTATTTTGATAGACTTTATAGACCTTATCTAAACTAACCTTTCCTAACGACGGGTTGGGCGGGGAGGATAGCCATACAACCAACCTTTACTAACAGATCGGCTGGGTACGCTGGATCGGACATTTGATTTACTGAAGATAATCCCTGAACACAACCCGGCCACAAAAGTAGAACCATAATATAATACTTCTTCCTTTCCAATTATTTTCCAGAGAGATTTACCGATCATTTTTCTCCATTGAGAGAATTCTAATAGAAAGAATTCATTGCCATGTACTTCAATTCTCAAGGATTTTAACTGCTGCCTCATCACGTCATGCAAATCATTATCATCCACAAGATTCACCAAGTCGCCATCTTCATCAACATATTTCAGACTGAAATTTGCATCCgcattaaaattgaaattagacCGTATCTTAGCCCTCAACTCAACCATGTCAAGATTCATTACATTATTCTCATCCACACGAACATTAAAGCGCTTGAAGGTATTTCCAAATTTCACCTATATAGATATAACAAGTGATATGTTATGAAGTCCGACAAACAACATGATattatttaggcttaaataCACTTTTAACACTCTATTTCATCTAGCTTAATGCACATGTGACAGCTTTATTTtacttgaaaaaaatttaaccaCCATTTCAAAACCTGAGTTGCCCCagttttgaatttgaagagagcatacaaaaaaattatcacttTTTTGCAACAAAATATCATACCTCTTTGGGGTCAAAACTTTGGGTTAGGAACAAAATTGCCATAATGTGTAAAATTGGAGACAACAAACACGAATTTTAAAATGggaattaatattgttttaggGGCATAATTTGATGAAATGACAATAGGTATCTAATTAACATGCAATGCATCTCTCTCATACTCTTTCTCCCTCCGGTTGTctcaaaatgattgtacaaatatcattaatttaatccCTATTAGacctaaaaattcaaattagttGCAAAAAACGTAACGAACAAAGaatgatcaatttaattttgatcacATAAGCAATACCTCAATGATCagtgcatgaagcagctagaaaGAGAAATGAATTGAAAGCAAAGTTATCAAATAGAAATTAGAAAGAAAGGAGAAATTGAGATCAGGAACTTTATCACCAGATCAGATCCCATAGCTGACGACAGAACGAAAAGCTTTACACGCTCACTCTCTGAAGCGGAGACCGAGTTCCATAAATACTGCAAGCAGTGCTATATAATGCAAAATTTTCATTCATGAACAAAGCTAATGCTTACATGTAACAATTTTAAAAGAAccatttgaaaattcaaaatagaattaaaactCCACATTTTGTGGAATTAGGAGGATGTGGTGTGTGAAATGGTCAAGTAGAGAGTTTGTCTTTGGGATTTTCTATTATGCTTACTTGTACATGTATAGATGTCAATTTTAGCATAtatcataattaaataattttgtctTTGAGCACACGTTAGTTGGTAGAGAGTCATAACATTATATATGCAGCGGTAAGAGTTCGAATTCCAGGATACACGGTTAATTTCTAACCACTAGTCTActttacaaaataattttagtCTCTATGCATTGTTGTTATCGGTGAGCTTAAAATGGAATCCATTTGTATATGCAGGAATAGTGCAAAGACACTCATTCTGAAAATGAGACCTTTGTTAGGGTCTTTGAAAAAGAACATTTAAGATATGCTCAATGTATGAGACTTGGAGTAACACCATATAGGTGATATGCCATACGACACAAGGGTTGCATGGGGATCTTAAGTTCACAAAGAAGAAGCACCGTTAACCTAAAAGGAAGGTTTTCATCACATGGAAGACTACATAGGAGATGTTATTGTCATGTTAAAAATTAGTAGGGGTGTGAGTGAAATTTCAACCTACCTCTGAGCAGATCAATGTAATTTTCCCTTATTAATATCATCATATTATTAACTATTTGCATTTGTTTCTCTTGAAGATTAATTACATTTTGTCCAGGTCACAAACTAATAGTCTTTTTGGCCATAAAGCAGAGAATATAAGTTGATTTGAGATGGTAGACCAATAACGGTTGAACTTGAAGTGAACATTAATCAAATCAATACTATGTATCTCAtaaagcataaaataaaattatataaaaacaaagatATGTTGATGTCTCAAAGCACAAGAGCATCCAATTAACTAGCCAAACTTAATAACAGACAAATTCTAAGGCAACATTAATAATCtcctaaacattttttttttctaatagtttttttgttactttCAGACCAGCAAACTCTATTGAGTGATGATAGACTTGATAAGAAGGATGGAAACTGCAACTTCGATTGACACTATCTAAACCAACGATTACTTTGATGAAGTTGATCCTCCGGATGTGTGAACCTTTGGGCCGGATTCCGagtttccaaaaacaaaaaacaaaccttTGCTAACATGCTGGACGGGTTGGACAATCTGTTCTTTTGGTTTGCAGTAAATAATCGAACATAATCCAATCCACGACACAAAAAGAGAACCATACCAGAAAGCATCTTTGCTCAGTATCATCCCAGGGGAAGATTTGTTGATGGTATTTCTCCATTGAGATAATTTCAGTGGAAACAATCCACTCCCATGTACATCGATTCTCAAGGATTTCAATTGTTGTTTCATCATGTCATTCAAATCATTATCATCCACAAGATTCACCTGCTCGCCATCTTCATCAACATAGCTCAGAATGAAGTTTGCATTAGCAGTAAAATTGAAAACAGAACATATCTTATCCCTCAACCCAACCATGTTAAGGTCCATGTGATTATTGTCATCCATACAAACACCGATCCGTCTGAAGGTATTTCCATATTTCACCTGAACAGAAATAACAAGTAACATGATTCCACAAATCCAATTCTTAACATACCCTAAAGTTCTAAAAGAATAATGAAATAGGTCAGAAGTATTGGTGCAGCAGAAGTTTCTTGCCGTGCAAGATACAAATGGaattaagaaaaaagagaaagtgaTGCAAAAATTGTTGCAATGTGTATTCTCATTAAGCAAATGAAAAGTAATTACAACTTATTTATAGCAATTAATATTGTACATGTAACTAACGTGCTAGCTAAGGAGTGCATGTCCTTCCAAGAACGTAcccggggaataccgggttcgattcccagggggaacaacgcttggccagtgcaCATttctctacgcatgagccggattagtcgcccaccAGTGGTGGGTCGGAGACCGGTGcgaaagtataaaaaaaaaacggagTGCATGCAAAGTGGTAATAAAAAGACTATAAAGAAGAGAAACTAATTGAAAGCATAATAATAAAACgaaaattagaaagaaagtgGAAAATTGAGATTGGAACCTTGATCACCAAAGAAGAAACCATAGCTAAGAAGGATGAAAGGAAGAGCAGCAATAAGACGATAAACACACTGACTCTGTGAAGCAGAGAGTGGTATATAATGCTCTGTTTGGCTTTTCCAACAAGAAATTCTTTTCgtactttttatatattttttttttctatagagTGAAGCAATTTagtttcttatatttttcttctgTTGGCTTTGGGACCAAGAAAGTTCTTTTCTGTTGATAGTATTACTTCTTGCTTAGGCTAGCGTGCGCAATAGGCCATTTCAGCATGGAACCatccatcaacaaaaaaaaaaacatctataattatgtctatatttatatctatatttGCACTGGATTTTTTCATTTACATTATTACAcctttatttaaactattttatcattccgtaatattattatttaaattatcaattaaaaaattaactaatcccaataaaatataaacaatacaCAACGGTAGGAGAAACAATCCAAAATAATACGAACACTATTTTCTAGAGGaataatataaacaatattggacgcttaaaaaaaaacttatttgtcTTATGGTGGTCGCTTGATTCTCCTTAAGTCTGTCCCATCTTCACTGCCTTTCTTTTTTCAGAGCTCCCA harbors:
- the LOC25493712 gene encoding protein JOKA2 — translated: MATNGYLSVSLLFISSFIAFVLSAMESQLVIKVKFENTFKRFNVSVDENNRMDLKMVELRAKIRSDFNFTDNANFSLRYVDEEGDLVNLVDDDDLHDMMRQQLKYLRIEVQYGNGFFQLRKMISKSVWKILQKEEVLYYGSTFCGRVVFSKSNIRSIGRPISKGWLYGHPPRQPVIKKG
- the LOC25493713 gene encoding uncharacterized protein: MVSSLVIKVKYGNTFRRIGVCMDDNNHMDLNMVGLRDKICSVFNFTANANFILSYVDEDGEQVNLVDDNDLNDMMKQQLKSLRIDVHGSGLFPLKLSQWRNTINKSSPGMILSKDAFWYGSLFVSWIGLCSIIYCKPKEQIVQPVQHVSKGLFFVFGNSESGPKVHTSGGSTSSK